In Tepidanaerobacter syntrophicus, a single genomic region encodes these proteins:
- a CDS encoding FAD-binding oxidoreductase — translation MKYNSITPQIVDELKQIVGERNVIYDDIEAMEAYSHDEVAEKHYAHMPDVVLKPTSAEQISKIVKLANKYKIPVTPRGAGSGLSGGAVPICGGIVLSVEKMNKILEIDTQNLMAVVEPGVVTNEINNVVKEYGLYYAGYPMSVETCYVGGNVAENAGGGKAIKYGVTARYIMGLEMVTPEGDIITLGGKRVKDVTGYNLLHLMVGSEGTLGIFTKIIVKLQPMPVATADLLVLFNSVKEAIDIVPIIMTNGKIIPTSIEFMDELSFKTSCEYLNEKLPYQSAKAMLLIELDGDNMDIIESQYETIGELCMQNGAIEVYVADNATTIERVWRIRRNVAEAWKLVSPHQSLEDIVVPISEIPTFMDRLAELQTKYNVSIPCYGHAGDGNLHVTPVKDPEWSLDKWYDTLNKLLPEMYKIVANLGGTISGEHGIGHKRKPYMPLVLKDTEIELMKRIKKAFDPNMILNPGKLFDID, via the coding sequence GTGAAGTATAATAGCATAACTCCACAGATTGTAGATGAGCTAAAACAGATAGTGGGCGAAAGAAATGTCATATATGATGATATAGAAGCAATGGAAGCATACTCTCACGACGAAGTAGCGGAAAAACATTATGCACACATGCCTGATGTAGTACTAAAACCAACTTCTGCTGAGCAGATTTCAAAGATAGTAAAGCTTGCAAACAAATATAAGATACCTGTAACACCAAGAGGAGCAGGCAGTGGACTTTCCGGCGGCGCTGTTCCCATCTGCGGAGGCATAGTTTTATCTGTAGAAAAGATGAATAAAATTTTGGAAATTGACACCCAAAACCTGATGGCTGTCGTCGAGCCCGGTGTTGTTACCAATGAAATAAACAATGTTGTAAAAGAATATGGTCTCTATTATGCAGGTTACCCCATGAGCGTAGAAACATGCTATGTAGGCGGAAACGTAGCTGAAAATGCCGGCGGCGGCAAAGCCATAAAGTATGGTGTTACCGCAAGATATATCATGGGACTGGAAATGGTAACTCCGGAAGGAGATATCATAACTTTAGGCGGCAAGAGAGTAAAAGATGTTACAGGCTACAACCTCCTACATCTTATGGTTGGCTCAGAAGGCACTCTTGGCATATTTACCAAGATAATAGTAAAACTTCAGCCGATGCCTGTTGCCACAGCAGATCTTTTGGTGCTGTTTAACAGTGTCAAGGAAGCAATCGACATAGTCCCCATAATAATGACAAACGGCAAAATAATACCTACTTCCATAGAGTTTATGGATGAACTGTCATTTAAGACATCATGTGAATACTTAAACGAAAAGCTCCCCTATCAGAGCGCAAAAGCCATGCTTCTTATTGAGCTGGACGGTGATAACATGGATATAATCGAATCACAGTATGAAACCATTGGAGAGCTTTGCATGCAAAACGGAGCTATAGAAGTCTATGTAGCCGACAATGCTACAACCATTGAAAGAGTGTGGAGGATAAGGCGAAACGTTGCCGAGGCATGGAAACTGGTGAGCCCCCACCAAAGCCTTGAAGACATTGTTGTTCCAATATCTGAAATACCCACATTCATGGATAGACTGGCAGAGCTTCAAACAAAATATAATGTATCAATCCCATGCTACGGTCACGCAGGTGATGGAAACCTGCACGTAACACCGGTCAAAGACCCTGAATGGTCACTTGACAAATGGTATGACACCTTAAACAAATTGCTGCCGGAGATGTATAAGATCGTAGCAAATCTCGGAGGCACCATAAGCGGTGAACACGGCATAGGCCACAAGAGAAAACCATACATGCCTCTTGTGCTAAAGGATACAGAAATTGAATTGATGAAGCGCATAAAGAAAGCCTTCGATCCAAACATGATACTAAATCCGGGCAAGTTATTCGATATAGATTAG
- a CDS encoding family 1 encapsulin nanocompartment shell protein, giving the protein MFNREQAPISAKAWEEIDERAEKVLKSYLSARKVVKVNGPYGLSFNAISEGRLTDVEEAGALCCGVYKVQPLTEVKVEFEMDRCELNNIDRGARDIDFGPLEEAAKNIALFEENAVFNGLEKASIVGIKNSVKHDAIPFGKDQTAIMEAISKGLITLRKSYQEGPYDLVVSDKVYTRIMAADGEYPLDEKIEDLIGGKIVFNHVIDGAYLLPHDHDDLEFTIGQDFAIGYKCHTADKIKFFIKESFTFRVLDPTLIVKFNLD; this is encoded by the coding sequence ATGTTTAACAGAGAGCAAGCTCCTATAAGCGCAAAAGCGTGGGAAGAAATAGATGAAAGAGCAGAAAAGGTTTTAAAATCCTATCTTTCGGCAAGAAAAGTTGTGAAAGTAAATGGTCCTTACGGATTAAGCTTTAATGCGATATCAGAAGGAAGATTAACAGATGTTGAAGAGGCTGGAGCGCTTTGCTGTGGGGTTTACAAAGTACAGCCTTTAACAGAAGTAAAAGTTGAATTCGAAATGGACAGATGTGAATTAAACAATATTGACCGAGGAGCGCGCGACATCGATTTTGGACCTCTAGAGGAAGCGGCTAAAAATATTGCACTGTTTGAGGAAAATGCTGTATTTAACGGCTTGGAGAAAGCCTCGATTGTTGGCATAAAGAATTCCGTAAAGCACGATGCGATACCTTTTGGAAAAGACCAGACAGCAATAATGGAGGCAATATCAAAAGGTCTCATAACCCTCAGGAAATCATACCAGGAAGGCCCTTATGATCTTGTGGTAAGCGATAAGGTGTACACAAGAATCATGGCGGCTGATGGAGAGTATCCTCTTGATGAAAAAATAGAGGATCTGATCGGCGGAAAGATAGTATTCAATCACGTTATAGATGGAGCGTACTTACTGCCTCATGACCATGATGATTTGGAATTTACGATTGGTCAAGATTTTGCAATAGGATATAAATGCCATACTGCTGATAAAATCAAATTCTTTATAAAGGAATCCTTCACCTTTAGAGTCTTGGATCCAACCCTGATAGTTAAATTTAATCTTGATTAA
- a CDS encoding encapsulin-associated ferritin-like protein, whose amino-acid sequence MAYTEPVDKLDNHTLNISRALTSLKEEIEAIDWYNQRVDASDDAELKAIMAHNRDEEIEHATMLIEWLRRNMDKWDGELKDYLFTTAPITELEGQAADDGEAKPGLNIGNLK is encoded by the coding sequence ATGGCGTACACTGAACCTGTTGACAAGTTAGACAATCATACCCTTAATATTTCCAGAGCACTAACCAGTTTAAAAGAAGAAATTGAAGCAATAGATTGGTACAACCAAAGAGTCGATGCATCGGATGACGCAGAGCTAAAGGCTATAATGGCACATAATCGGGATGAGGAAATCGAACATGCAACTATGCTAATCGAATGGCTTAGAAGAAACATGGACAAATGGGATGGCGAGCTTAAAGACTATCTGTTTACAACAGCTCCCATTACAGAACTGGAAGGCCAAGCAGCCGATGATGGAGAAGCAAAGCCCGGATTAAATATTGGAAATTTAAAATAA
- a CDS encoding ABC transporter ATP-binding protein, with product MISFKNVTKKFGEQIAVDNLTIDLPSSEITVLIGPSGCGKTTTLRMINRLIEPTEGVIYINGTDISKVDPVELRRNIGYVIQQIALFPHMTIAQNVGLVPYLKNWPEAKRKERIEELLEMVGMPPSKFYNRYPDELSGGQQQRIGVARALAADPDIILMDEPFGALDPITRATLQDELLDMQDKLGKTIVFVTHDMDEALKLANKIAIMKDGKVLQYDTPEQLLKNPAHGFVEEFIGRDRLLKRPELIKVKDIMITEPVTILPERTLTQALEKMRREKVDSLMVVDRSEKFIGLVTANDVLQSFDKVEKISEIVKTEVYYVNEDANVSQVLSIMAQKQVGYVPVVSSDNRLVGLVTRSSLVNVLGATANRGKGEDKK from the coding sequence TTGATAAGCTTTAAAAATGTCACTAAGAAATTTGGAGAGCAAATCGCTGTAGACAATTTGACAATAGATCTGCCTTCCAGCGAAATCACTGTATTGATTGGTCCCAGCGGTTGCGGGAAGACCACGACTTTAAGGATGATTAACCGTTTGATAGAACCGACCGAGGGTGTAATTTACATTAACGGAACTGACATAAGCAAAGTAGATCCGGTAGAGCTAAGGCGAAATATCGGTTATGTCATACAGCAAATTGCGCTTTTCCCCCATATGACCATTGCTCAAAACGTCGGTCTTGTGCCATATCTAAAAAATTGGCCTGAGGCCAAGCGCAAGGAGCGAATAGAAGAACTGCTCGAAATGGTGGGGATGCCCCCGTCTAAATTCTACAACCGCTATCCTGATGAGCTAAGCGGCGGTCAGCAGCAACGAATAGGCGTAGCCAGAGCCCTTGCGGCAGATCCGGATATAATCTTGATGGATGAGCCCTTCGGAGCGCTCGATCCTATTACCAGAGCAACCCTCCAAGACGAACTTTTGGACATGCAGGATAAGCTTGGAAAAACCATTGTTTTTGTTACCCATGATATGGATGAGGCGTTAAAGCTTGCAAATAAAATAGCTATTATGAAGGACGGAAAGGTACTCCAATATGATACTCCCGAGCAATTATTGAAAAATCCTGCTCATGGTTTTGTAGAGGAGTTCATTGGGAGAGATCGATTGCTCAAAAGGCCTGAATTAATCAAAGTTAAAGATATTATGATAACAGAACCTGTAACAATTCTTCCGGAAAGAACTTTAACTCAAGCATTGGAAAAAATGCGAAGAGAAAAAGTTGATAGCCTTATGGTCGTAGACCGATCTGAAAAGTTTATAGGGCTTGTTACCGCAAACGATGTGCTTCAAAGCTTCGACAAAGTAGAAAAAATATCCGAAATAGTAAAGACAGAGGTTTATTATGTAAATGAAGATGCTAACGTAAGCCAGGTGCTTTCAATAATGGCACAAAAACAAGTGGGTTATGTGCCAGTCGTCAGCAGCGACAATAGGCTTGTAGGGCTTGTCACCCGATCCAGTTTAGTCAATGTTTTGGGGGCAACGGCTAATCGAGGGAAAGGAGAGGACAAAAAATGA
- a CDS encoding ABC transporter permease: protein MKLITFFINNYDRIFELLLQHLTLTGTAILAAIAIGVPIGIAITRYKYLASPILAISSIFQTIPSIAFFGLLIPFLGIGRKTAILVLFLYALLPIVKNTYTGIKEVSPFMIEAGRGMGMTDFQILRMVELPQSLPVIMAGIRVATVINIGTTTIAAYIGAGGLGELIFTGIQIYRNEMILAGAIPAAILAILADQLLGYVEYRLTPRSIRKAKKSS from the coding sequence ATGAAGCTAATTACATTTTTCATAAATAATTACGATCGTATATTTGAATTGCTGCTTCAACACCTCACACTTACCGGAACCGCAATACTTGCTGCTATAGCAATTGGTGTCCCTATCGGCATAGCAATAACCCGCTATAAATACCTGGCAAGCCCAATACTTGCCATCTCTAGTATATTTCAAACAATTCCCAGTATAGCCTTTTTTGGCCTCCTGATACCTTTTCTTGGCATCGGCAGGAAAACTGCGATATTGGTCTTGTTTCTGTATGCTCTGCTTCCCATAGTAAAAAACACCTATACGGGTATAAAGGAAGTCTCGCCTTTTATGATCGAAGCAGGACGAGGCATGGGAATGACGGACTTTCAAATACTGCGAATGGTAGAATTGCCCCAATCTTTGCCTGTAATCATGGCGGGTATAAGGGTTGCAACTGTAATAAACATCGGCACAACTACTATAGCAGCATACATCGGCGCAGGAGGACTTGGAGAATTAATTTTTACCGGAATCCAAATATATCGAAATGAAATGATACTGGCTGGAGCTATTCCTGCTGCAATTCTCGCGATTTTGGCGGATCAGTTGCTTGGATATGTTGAATATAGGCTAACGCCGAGAAGTATCCGTAAGGCAAAAAAATCATCATAG